One window from the genome of Dehalococcoidales bacterium encodes:
- a CDS encoding FKBP-type peptidyl-prolyl cis-trans isomerase, with amino-acid sequence LVVTGVLMGGCSSTQFARDGDIVDVHYTGTLPDGSEFDSSEGKDPLQFTVGAGQMIAGFENAVYGMKVGETKTVTIPSAEAYGPHDEDLVMEINRDELPEDIEPTVGLQIGVTYEGGQQGSAIVTEVTETTVTMDANHFLAGKDLIFELKLVKIRR; translated from the coding sequence CTTGTAGTTACAGGGGTACTCATGGGTGGTTGCAGCAGTACACAATTCGCCAGAGATGGTGATATTGTCGATGTACACTACACCGGAACACTGCCAGACGGTTCGGAGTTCGATTCATCAGAAGGTAAAGACCCTTTGCAATTCACGGTCGGGGCCGGCCAAATGATAGCCGGTTTTGAGAATGCCGTATACGGGATGAAGGTAGGCGAGACCAAGACCGTAACCATCCCGTCAGCAGAGGCCTACGGACCACACGATGAAGACCTTGTAATGGAGATAAACCGGGACGAGTTGCCTGAAGATATTGAACCAACAGTTGGACTGCAAATCGGGGTGACTTACGAGGGAGGTCAGCAGGGTTCGGCTATCGTAACCGAAGTAACCGAGACCACCGTTACAATGGACGCCAACCACTTCCTTGCCGGAAAAGACCTCATCTTCGAGTTAAAGCTGGTCAAGATAAGAAGGTAG
- a CDS encoding ATP-grasp domain-containing protein, producing MPKLLEYQGKRLLKEMGIPVPRGDVASTPQEALRIATEIGKPVAVKAQIGVTGRFKAGGIKFADTPEEAEKAAAGLLGEDIKGARVTRVLVEERLDVEREMYAGIIVNDSYKVRSPVLMFSTRGGVDIEEIAAEDPDSVVSLNIDVLDGLSIEEVRSLVSRFNIPLPLISPLSEIVHGLYRVFREYSARSAEMNPLVLTTNGKILPADCRIVIDEASVFKHPELEIDYPRDISREPTELERIAWRVEEEDYRGTGYFVQLAEGFGPGEGYVGFHGLGGGGAMLGADALIRHGLKLANYAESSGNPTASKVYRVVKLVFSQPDIDAFVLMGAMVANQEQWHHAHALVRALNEDLISRPGFPVVILIAGNKEKESLEILRNGLSGLPAKIEIYGRDYVYNVDFIAERVKELVEEYRRT from the coding sequence ATGCCGAAGCTCCTTGAATACCAGGGGAAACGACTCCTGAAAGAGATGGGAATACCGGTTCCCCGAGGTGATGTTGCCTCCACACCGCAGGAGGCACTCCGGATAGCTACCGAAATTGGTAAACCGGTGGCAGTTAAAGCCCAGATAGGCGTAACCGGCCGCTTCAAGGCCGGTGGTATCAAGTTTGCTGATACGCCCGAAGAGGCCGAAAAAGCCGCTGCCGGACTCCTCGGTGAAGACATCAAGGGTGCCAGGGTAACCAGGGTCCTGGTCGAGGAGCGGCTGGACGTCGAGCGAGAGATGTACGCCGGCATCATCGTCAACGATTCCTACAAGGTCAGGAGTCCGGTTCTGATGTTCAGCACCCGTGGCGGTGTTGACATCGAGGAGATAGCTGCCGAAGACCCGGACAGCGTGGTCAGTCTGAATATAGATGTACTGGACGGCCTTTCCATCGAAGAAGTCCGCAGCCTGGTCTCCAGGTTCAACATTCCCCTGCCCCTCATATCACCTCTCAGTGAAATAGTACATGGCCTGTACCGGGTCTTTCGGGAGTATAGTGCACGCAGTGCGGAGATGAACCCGCTGGTACTCACTACCAACGGAAAAATCCTCCCGGCCGACTGCCGTATCGTTATCGATGAGGCCTCGGTATTCAAGCATCCGGAACTGGAGATAGACTACCCCCGTGATATCAGCAGGGAACCTACCGAGCTTGAGCGAATTGCCTGGCGTGTAGAGGAAGAAGACTACCGCGGGACGGGTTACTTTGTCCAGCTTGCCGAGGGCTTCGGACCCGGTGAAGGATATGTCGGTTTTCATGGACTTGGCGGCGGCGGCGCTATGCTGGGAGCCGATGCCCTGATACGCCACGGGCTCAAACTGGCCAATTACGCGGAAAGCAGCGGCAACCCGACCGCCTCCAAGGTATACCGCGTCGTCAAGCTCGTCTTTTCCCAACCGGATATCGATGCCTTTGTACTCATGGGTGCGATGGTAGCCAACCAGGAGCAATGGCACCATGCCCATGCTCTGGTCCGGGCACTGAATGAAGACCTGATTAGCAGACCAGGCTTCCCGGTGGTTATCCTCATTGCAGGCAACAAGGAGAAGGAATCGCTGGAGATACTCAGGAACGGCCTGAGCGGGCTTCCGGCAAAAATTGAGATATACGGCCGTGATTACGTGTACAACGTTGATTTTATAGCAGAACGCGTGAAGGAACTCGTCGAGGAGTACCGGCGTACCTGA
- a CDS encoding CoA-binding protein, which produces MAILADENTTVLVQGITGREGSTRAKYMLDYGTRLLCGVTPGRGGNSIHGIPVYNTVQEAVEEQGPIDASVTFVPAPQLKPAVFEAIEAGLKMVIVPAERVPLHDALEMISLARRKGCRLFGPGCMGMVTPQKAAVGWLGASVEFANEIFIPGAVGVMSRSGGQTGTVVWSITRTGIGISTAIHIGTEPVIGTNFADVLPLFEQDEATRAVVLFGEIGTVAEEEAAEVIKEGRFSKPLVAYIAGRTMPSGMRFSHASAIIERGRGTAESKVKALKAAGAHVVDTPQEIATTLAGLL; this is translated from the coding sequence ATGGCAATACTTGCTGACGAAAATACCACGGTACTGGTACAGGGCATAACCGGACGGGAAGGCAGTACCCGTGCGAAATACATGCTTGACTATGGCACCAGGCTGCTGTGCGGTGTCACTCCCGGTCGCGGCGGCAACAGCATCCACGGTATTCCCGTTTACAACACCGTTCAGGAGGCCGTCGAGGAACAGGGACCGATAGATGCCAGTGTGACCTTCGTGCCGGCACCGCAACTCAAACCCGCCGTCTTCGAGGCTATTGAGGCCGGACTGAAGATGGTTATTGTCCCTGCGGAGCGGGTGCCCTTGCACGATGCCCTGGAGATGATTTCTCTGGCACGGCGTAAGGGATGCCGTCTATTCGGGCCGGGCTGCATGGGCATGGTCACGCCGCAGAAGGCGGCCGTGGGGTGGCTGGGTGCTTCCGTCGAATTCGCCAACGAAATCTTCATTCCCGGGGCTGTTGGCGTAATGTCCCGCAGCGGTGGTCAAACGGGCACCGTGGTCTGGAGCATAACCAGGACCGGCATCGGCATATCAACGGCGATACACATCGGCACGGAGCCGGTCATCGGCACCAACTTCGCCGACGTACTACCCCTCTTCGAACAGGACGAGGCTACCAGGGCGGTAGTCTTGTTCGGTGAAATCGGCACAGTGGCCGAGGAGGAGGCTGCCGAAGTCATCAAGGAAGGCAGATTCAGCAAACCGCTGGTGGCTTATATCGCCGGACGAACGATGCCATCCGGCATGAGATTCTCTCATGCCAGTGCCATTATTGAAAGAGGCAGGGGCACCGCGGAAAGCAAGGTCAAGGCCCTGAAGGCAGCCGGTGCACACGTAGTCGATACGCCCCAGGAGATTGCTACCACACTGGCCGGGCTTCTCTAG